One stretch of Mangifera indica cultivar Alphonso chromosome 9, CATAS_Mindica_2.1, whole genome shotgun sequence DNA includes these proteins:
- the LOC123225251 gene encoding cytochrome P450 94C1-like — translation MGSDFDSSLWLQSLCTTFCFIFFTFTTSFSLFSFLLYLFLKLKPWCQCDTCRSFLTTSWSKDFANLCDWYTYLLEKSPTGTIHLHALGNIITANPENVEHILKTRFDNYPKGKPFSVILGDLLGRGIFNVDGDSWKLQRKMASFELGGVSIRHYALDLVMSEIQSKLIPLLSSVSDKEKVLDLQDVFRRFSFDNICRFSFGLDPECLQLSMPSSEFAEAFDLASKISAERGLASSPFIWKMKRLLNIGTERKLKEALKLVNELSEKMINERRKLGLSNKNDLLSRFMGSIHDEKFLRDIVVSFLLAGRDTVASGLTSFFFLLSQHPEVEADIRSESDRVIDPKQDSISYEKIQNMHYLNAAVHESLRLFPPVQFDSKFAQDDDVLPDGTFVRKGSRVTYHPYAMGRMERIWGANCLEFKPERWLKNGKFVPENPYKYPVFQAGHRVCLGKEMALVEMRSVVIAVVRRFKVRVVEPNQAPLFAPGLTATVKGGLPVMVEQRRD, via the coding sequence atgGGTTCTGATTTTGATTCTTCTCTGTGGTTGCAGTCTCTCTGCACCACTTTctgcttcattttcttcactTTCACCACATCATTCTCCTTGTTTTCTTTCTTGCTCTATCTATTCCTGAAGCTGAAGCCCTGGTGTCAGTGTGACACTTGCAGGAGTTTTCTCACCACCAGTTGGTCGAAGGATTTTGCTAATCTCTGTGATTGGTACACTTATCTTCTTGAAAAATCGCCAACTGGGACTATTCACCTCCATGCCCTTGGAAATATCATCACTGCAAACCCTGAAAACGTTGAGCACATCCTCAAAACCAGGTTCGATAACTACCCTAAAGGGAAACCTTTCTCAGTTATCTTAGGTGATCTTCTCGGTCGAGGTATCTTCAACGTTGATGGCGATTCCTGGAAGCTTCAGAGAAAAATGGCGAGTTTTGAGCTCGGTGGTGTCTCAATAAGACACTACGCTTTAGATCTTGTGATGTCTGAGATTCAATCCAAACTAATTCCTCTCTTATCATCCGTTTCGGATAAAGAAAAAGTGTTGGATCTGCAAGACGTGTTCCGTCGATTTTCATTCGATAATATTTGCAGATTCTCCTTCGGTTTAGACCCCGAATGTCTCCAGCTGAGTATGCCTTCCTCAGAATTTGCAGAGGCCTTCGATCTTGCGTCGAAGATATCTGCAGAGAGGGGATTGGCTTCATCGCCCTTTATATGGAAGATGAAGCGGCTGTTAAATATAGGCACAGAGAGGAAGCTTAAAGAAGCTTTAAAATTGGTGAATGAACTATCAGAGAAGATGATAAATGAACGCCGCAAATTAGGGCTCTCCAACAAGAATGACCTTTTATCAAGATTCATGGGCTCCATCCACGACGAGAAATTTCTCCGAGACATTGTCGTCAGCTTCCTTTTGGCTGGCCGTGACACGGTGGCCTCAGGCTTAACcagcttcttcttcttgctaTCTCAACACCCGGAAGTCGAAGCAGATATCCGGAGCGAATCAGACCGAGTCATTGACCCGAAACAAGATTCCATCAGTTAcgaaaaaatccaaaatatgCATTACTTAAACGCAGCTGTACACGAGAGTCTGCGTCTGTTTCCACCGGTGCAGTTTGATTCAAAGTTTGCACAAGACGACGACGTATTGCCGGATGGTACATTTGTGAGAAAAGGCAGTAGGGTTACATATCATCCCTATGCCATGGGTCGTATGGAGCGGATTTGGGGTGCAAATTGTCTGGAGTTCAAGCCGGAGAGATGGTTGAAAAACGGTAAATTTGTACCTGAAAATCCATATAAATACCCGGTTTTTCAAGCTGGGCATAGGGTTTGTTTAGGAAAGGAAATGGCGCTGGTGGAGATGAGGAGTGTGGTTATTGCCGTGGTGAGAAGGTTTAAAGTCCGGGTTGTGGAACCTAACCAGGCACCACTGTTCGCCCCTGGTTTGACTGCCACTGTGAAAGGGGGATTGCCGGTAATGGTTGAACAAAGAAGAGACTGA